The genomic window CACAATCCCGTCCACAAGAAGGTCCCTGTGCTCCTCCACGGGGACAAGGCTGTCTGCGAGTCTCTCCTCATTGTCGAGTACGTCGACGAGGCCTTTGACGGGCCACCCATCCTGCCGACTGACCCTCATGAAAGGTCTGAGGCCCGCTTCTGGTCCAAATTCTTTGTGGAAAAGGTAATCATGTGTAGAGATAGTTCTTACAATTCAAATCAGCTCTACCACCATTGAAGAAAAAACAGTTCTGCTAGGTAGGATACTCCTCCgctcatatatactccctccgtagcaaaatataagacatttttgcagttcaaattaagatgtaaaaacgtcttatattttggtacaaaGGAAGTAAATCATACATATTGTGTTGGACATTGAATTGATCTCAACCGTAGAATATATATCACTAATGCGTATTATAATTTTTCATTACAACCTAAAGATAATAATTTTTTGCCGGTCTAAAGATATTATTATCAGCTTACCAATATGAATATATTTTTCATATTTCAATAGTTAAAGTAAGACAAGGCGACATATATTTATATTTGTAACCCAATTGAAATACTTTCTAACAACTTTCTTCATTTAGTGCTTGATGTCGTTGTGGCTAGCGCTGTGGACGGAGGGTGAGGAGCAGAAGGTCTTTGTTATGGACGCAAAAGAGAACCTCGTGGTAGTGGAGGCGCAGCTCAACGAGAAGAGGTTCTTCGGAGGCGCCACAATTGGCCTCGCCGACATCGCCGGTGCCAGCCTACTGTCTCTCTGGGCAAGCGTGATGCAAGAGGTCGCAGGGGTGAGCGTGATGACAGACGATGAGTATCCTGCTATCCACCGGTGGATCGAGGACTACAACGCTGATGAAGCTGTCAAGGAGTGCTTGCCGGACAGAAACCATCTCATCTCCTACTTCACCACGATCAGGGGAAAGTGTGTCTCCGCGGCCAAGTCCATGCTACCCAATTATCTAGCCAAGAAATAGTCTAATCTGGTAGGTTTGGTCATGCTTGTGGCCTGAATCAACATGAAGATAAGTAAAAAAATGATAAGGGGGAGCTGCTGGCAAGTTATTGTTCCATGTCACTGTGCTTAGAGTTGATTTGGTTGTAGTTTGTAGGGAGTCCCAAGTGCAAGTCCAACCTCGACTAGCAGACGGCCCTAGTTGCAAATCAACGTTCAACTTCAACTCGCAACTAGGCCGCAGCTATGTTTTTGTCCTCTTGGTTGCAACTTTAACCCCCAACTCATCCAACTTCGTCCCAGTTTGTTTTTGTTGTCCCAGTCGTAGCTCAACAAGGGGTGTGCGGTAATGTTGTACATGATGTGTGTCTAAAATGACACCTAGTTTGTCAAAATGAAGATAACATGTTCTCTGAATTTTCTTCACTAAACAGAAGGTGGAGAGCATTCTGTTATAGAGGTTATGAAACAGGTCCCTATGTTATGGTTTTGACACAGGGAGTTTTTCAGGGAGCTAGTTTTTATGCAGTTACTTTTTAGCGTTTCCGTAACTTATTTTGGGTAGTCTCTAATTGGACCAGTGATATGTTTTTACCGCAGTAGCATCAAGTGGGGGTTTGATTGGTTTGACCCATGTACTATGGTGGTCTGTTTCCAGCAAACAGATAGCTAGTCTCTTTGTAGATAATATTATTACCTTTTTGTTAAAACCATAGTGGTCTTGGTGGGCTAGCAAGGGTTATGTCTTACACAATTCCTTCTTCTATTTTTCTAAGGGGCTTGTACAGGCCATGCATGTCTTGTGCTGTTTTCATTTTTATTGCGATTATTTTCTTAATATTGGTGCAAAAACAGCTATCTaaactccttttctttttcttcgtgGTTAGTGAGTGCTGCACAAAACACACATCTTTTGGCGCACAAGGGTGTCAACAGGGATATCAAGCATAGAGAATCAGATATTGTTAGTATTGATGAAGGCAGAGAGCATTTTTTGTTCTAGATGTTTGAGTCCGAAGATGATTGTGTCAATGTAGATTTAACCAAAACAGAAGCATAAGATAACTTGTTGTTTTGCTCTGTTTTCTGTTCAAGGCCTTGCTATGTTCTTTTTTATCAGCTTCGCAACCAAGAAACTTTGATTATGGATGACATTACTAGTAACAAAAAGTATTTAAAAAAGCAGAAGGTGAACATCCCGGCGAGTGGCAATATATTTGAGTCAGCATGTGAAAGCTACATGCTGGCAATCAGGTACCATGTTCTGCAACTCACTCTTGCCAATGATATGACCTGGTGGTATGCATCCAATCCAGTCAAGCAGCAATCAAAGCAATGTAAGAAATAAATTGAACACCCTCTCTCCTAGAGATGCCTTCGAAGACATGTATTCAACTGAAACAAACAACAACTTTCTTAAATATGTTTAGGAGAATCTTAGGAATTTTTTTGTCTAATCACCTTCCAAAATA from Triticum aestivum cultivar Chinese Spring chromosome 3B, IWGSC CS RefSeq v2.1, whole genome shotgun sequence includes these protein-coding regions:
- the LOC123066616 gene encoding glutathione S-transferase U8 — protein: MVEPVKLIGGFGSPFVHRAEVALRLKGVPYELILEDMTNKSELLLKHNPVHKKVPVLLHGDKAVCESLLIVEYVDEAFDGPPILPTDPHERSEARFWSKFFVEKCLMSLWLALWTEGEEQKVFVMDAKENLVVVEAQLNEKRFFGGATIGLADIAGASLLSLWASVMQEVAGVSVMTDDEYPAIHRWIEDYNADEAVKECLPDRNHLISYFTTIRGKCVSAAKSMLPNYLAKK